Sequence from the Sphingomonas suaedae genome:
TTCCTTCCGTCGCGGGCGAGGAGTTGCGTTCCGACCAAACCCTGGTCCGGCTGGTTCCCGACAGCGGCGTTCAGATCGAGATTGCAGGCGCCACCGGCCATGTGGCGCGCGCCTTTTTCCCGCGGGATTTCCTTGCGGTCGCGGCCGAACCGAGCGCGATGGCCCGTGATTTCGGCATCCTGCTTTCCGATGGCGAACGCAATCTCACGCTCCGGGCGCTCGACGGCCAGGGGCTGCTCGGCCGCACCGAAGTGCAGAGCGTCGATCTCGGGCTGTACAATCTCCAGCTCCAGATGACGGTGGCCAGCGCACCGGTGACCTCATCCGCGATCATCTCCGCGCTCTCGCCCTTTCTGATGTGGTTTCTCGCCGCCGGGATCGCTTGGTTCGTCGTCGACCGGCTGCTCATCCGTCCGCTGCGCCGGCTACGCACCACGGTCGGCGCCTATCAGCCGGGCGAGCTGATCGATCCGGTTTCCGGAAGTGAGATTCCCGCGCAGGAAATCCGCGCGCTCGGCGACACGTTCCGCGATCTCAGCCGGACCGTGCAACTTCACGAACTCGACCTGGCCGAGGGGCTGTCGCGCCAGACCAAGCTGACTCGCGAAGTGCATCACCGGGTCAAGAACAACCTTCAGGTCATCGCCAGCCTCATCAATTTCCACTCGCGCAGCGCGCCCGGCCCCGACGCGCTCGCCGCCTATGCCTCGATCCAGCGGCGCGTCGATGCGCTCGCGGTCGTCCACCGCCACCATTATGCCGGGTTCGAGGATACGCGCGGGATCGAGCTGCGATCGGTGATCGGCGAGCTGGCGTCAAACCTCCGCGCCACCGCACCGGATGACAGCCCGGTGGGGGTCAGGATCGACATCGCCCCGCTGCTGGTGTCGCAGGACAATGCCGTCGCCATCGCCTTCCTCATCACCGAGATCGTCGAACTGGCGATGCTTGCGGGCGGGGCGGCGCAGATCAACATCTCGACCCAGATGGAAGGGGAAACGGACAGCGCGATGCTCCGCATCAGCTCGCCCGCGCTGACCGAATCCGCTGCTTTTTCGGACCTTTACGAGCATCGTTATGGGCGCATCATCGGCGGGCTGGTTCGCCAGCTGCGGTCCCAGCTGCACCATGACCCGATGGTCGGCGCGTTCGAGGTCGCGGTGGCGGTCACCGGCCGCGCCTGAAATTCCCGTTCAAAAAAAAAATCGAGTCAGCCCGGGAACCCGCGCCCGCCCGCCTCGTTATGCAATTCGGATAGCGACCTTTTGCCCCCCCGCTCTCGCTATCCAAGACACAGGCCCGGAAGCGTCAACCCCTCCCCCCCCGGTGACGCTTCCGGGTCTTATTCTTTCGGCGATGGCGCCGCCCTTCTCTCCCGACTTCAGATCAACAGCGGAACGAAGGCGCGATCTGCGCATTCAATCCGCGCAGACTCTCTGTTGGAGAC
This genomic interval carries:
- a CDS encoding sensor histidine kinase, with amino-acid sequence MDGHDLSRRGGGGPVAALARMPTGAKVFLILSAALLPFALVAFLASLQSTRIADQEVRARLRIAISESARSLRSELAWEARELGSALPADPGQAPNCGRLAGIFEPQAASGIRYVVLDPERRVICGVPLPSVAGEELRSDQTLVRLVPDSGVQIEIAGATGHVARAFFPRDFLAVAAEPSAMARDFGILLSDGERNLTLRALDGQGLLGRTEVQSVDLGLYNLQLQMTVASAPVTSSAIISALSPFLMWFLAAGIAWFVVDRLLIRPLRRLRTTVGAYQPGELIDPVSGSEIPAQEIRALGDTFRDLSRTVQLHELDLAEGLSRQTKLTREVHHRVKNNLQVIASLINFHSRSAPGPDALAAYASIQRRVDALAVVHRHHYAGFEDTRGIELRSVIGELASNLRATAPDDSPVGVRIDIAPLLVSQDNAVAIAFLITEIVELAMLAGGAAQINISTQMEGETDSAMLRISSPALTESAAFSDLYEHRYGRIIGGLVRQLRSQLHHDPMVGAFEVAVAVTGRA